Sequence from the Deltaproteobacteria bacterium genome:
GAATTCCGTCTGACCCATTCCGCCTATGCCGACCTTTACCACTACTATCGCATCCCCATGTGGGGGACCGCGGGCTGCAGCGACGCCCACATGCTCGATGAACAGGCGGCCATGGAGTCGGCCGTCTCGATTCTCATGGCAGCCCTGGACGGGGCGAATCTGGTCCATGACGTGGGCTACCTCGGCCAGGGCCTCATCGGTTCGCCTGCGGCCATCATCATGTGCAACGAGATTATCGGTTATGTGAAGAGGTTCATCCGGGGTTTCGACATCAGCCGTGAACGGATCGGTATGGAAGTCATCCGGAATGTCGGCCCTGGAGGGAATTTTCTCTCGGAGGAGCAGACCGCCCGCCTCCACCGGGAGGAGCACTGGCGGCCGAAATTCCTGAATCGCGATGACCCGGAGACATGGGCGAGGAAAGGGGGCAAAAGCTATGGAGAGAGGGTGACGCAAAAGGCCCTGGAGATCCTCGAAACCTATCAGCCCAAGCCACTCTCAGATGAGGTCTGTCGTACCCTCGATCGGATTGCCCAAGACGCCGAGAAGGCCCTGAGGGAGAAGCATTTTGTGGCCTGAAGGGGGAGGTGCGGTCGGCTGTGCCGCCGCATTCCTTCGAAATACGTCTTTGGAGGAGGCTCTATGATCCAGTCTTCATTCATATCTCAGAAATCCCCCTCTTTTTCGATTCTCTCGGAGGATCAGGTCTTTGAGATCCACCGGGCCTCTCTGGAGGTACTCGAAAAGACGGGATACACCATCCTCTGCCAGGAAGCTTGTGACCTGCTGAAAAGAGCCGGGGCTCGGGTCAAAGGCAACACCGTCAAGACTCCTCAACATCTGGTCGAGGAGTGCATCCGCCTGGCTCCGAAAGGGTTCGTGCTTTACGATCGGGACGGAAACAGGGCCCTCGAAGTCGAGGGGAGGAAGACATACTTCGGCACATCGACGGCCAGCCCCAACACCCGTGATGCCCTGACAGCCGAGATCCATCCGACCCGGGTCGAGGACATCGCCAGAGGTGCACTGATCGCCGATGCATTGACCAACATCGACTGGGTGATGCCCATGGGGTCATCTCAGGATGTGCCGGCCCAGGCCGCAGAGCTCTACGAGTTCGAGGCCGTGGTCACTCACACCCGTAAACCCATCGTGTTTATCGCATATTCACCAGGGGGCCACGAGATGGTCTACGAGATGGCAGCCCAGGTAGCCGGAGGGATGGACCTCCTGAGAGAACACCCTTTTCTCGTGGCCTATCCAGAGCCGATTACTCCCCTGGTCTATCCAGAGGAAGTGGCAGAGAAGCTCCTCTTCACGGCAGGGCTTCACATGCCGGTCATCGCCGCCCCGGCCGGCCAGGCTGGAGCCACCAACCCGGTCACCCTTGCCGGAACCCTCGTGGTCATGAATGCAGAAACCCTTATGGGACTGGTTCTCTCACAGCTCAAGAATCCGGGCACCCCTTTTGTCCTCGGTGGGGTCCCCTCGATCATGGACATGGCCACGGGTAATCTCTCCATGGGAGCCCCGGAATTGAGTCTCATGACAGCCGCTTATGCAGATGTCGCCCGGTTCTACGGCCTTCCATGTTGGGGAACGGCAGGATGCAGCGACGCAAAGACACCCGACCAGGAGGCCGCAGTCGAGTCCGCCTTTTCCTGTCTTGCCCAGGCCCTCGGAGGAGTCAACCTGATCCACGATGTGGGATACTTGGACACGGGGATGATCTGTTCCGCCGAGATGCTGGTGATGGGGGACGAGGTGATCGGCATGGTCAGGCGGCTCCTTCAAGGGATAGAGGTCAACTCAGAGACCGTTGCCCGCGAGGTTATCGAGAAAGTCG
This genomic interval carries:
- a CDS encoding trimethylamine methyltransferase family protein; amino-acid sequence: MIQSSFISQKSPSFSILSEDQVFEIHRASLEVLEKTGYTILCQEACDLLKRAGARVKGNTVKTPQHLVEECIRLAPKGFVLYDRDGNRALEVEGRKTYFGTSTASPNTRDALTAEIHPTRVEDIARGALIADALTNIDWVMPMGSSQDVPAQAAELYEFEAVVTHTRKPIVFIAYSPGGHEMVYEMAAQVAGGMDLLREHPFLVAYPEPITPLVYPEEVAEKLLFTAGLHMPVIAAPAGQAGATNPVTLAGTLVVMNAETLMGLVLSQLKNPGTPFVLGGVPSIMDMATGNLSMGAPELSLMTAAYADVARFYGLPCWGTAGCSDAKTPDQEAAVESAFSCLAQALGGVNLIHDVGYLDTGMICSAEMLVMGDEVIGMVRRLLQGIEVNSETVAREVIEKVGPGGNFLQEDHTYRHFRNEHWVPTLMTRQRYDVWHKEGGKSMGERVREKIRHILETHTPPPLADSTLKELDRLKREGERKLAREASGA